The window TGGCACAAAGTAATTGGTGCAGCATCCTCTTTTTTTACTGAATTTCCTGCGCCAATTGGTTAAGGCGTTGCTCATCGATAATGTGGTAGCCATTCTTTTGCTTTTCCAGTATTTTTTCTTCGCAAAATTGGGCTAGGACATATAATAAATGGCGATAAGAAACCCCTAAATATTCACAAATTTCCGTATGCTTTTCTTTATAGATGCCTTGATCGGATGATAATTGGATAAAGGCTGCTAGTCGATTTTCCAATGGGTATGCCTGATTTTGCGTATATTTTGACGTCATTGTAGTTGCCTTTTCCCCTAAAAATACACATAATCTACGTAAAAAAAGTGCGTCTGCGAGTAGCTTTTCTTTGCATGCCTGTGTGGCAATTGATAGACAAATTGTTGTTGTCACCGTTTGAATCCCCTTGGTATATCTAGCCTCATTTAACAATTCAATCTCCCCCATAAACCGTGGTGCTTCCAGATATTCAATAAGCGAAACCTTGCCGTTCTTATGCGTCATATAGAGCTTCGTTTTCCCCTCTATCATGTAATACATCGAATCGGGGTATGATCCTTCTTTAAAAATCCACTCTCCTTTGTCGAATTGGCAGACTTCTAAATATGGATAGATGTCAAAGGAGAAAAAATCATCAATCGGATATTTTTTTATATAATATTGCCGTACTTCACCTGTCAGTATTTGCATTTTTTATTCTCTCCTATTTAAAATATGAGATATCTCACATTATTGTAACGACTATCGTGCTATCATTCAACATAGTTAATGGAGGTACATAATTTAATGAACAATCAACGATGGCTTTCTCAAAATTTCTTTACTTTTTTCATTACATGGGGGATTTTCTTACCTTATTGGACAGGTTGGCTTGTGGATGCTAAACATCTAACGGTCTCTCAGGCCAGTGTTGTGATGGGCTGTGGTC of the Lysinibacillus fusiformis genome contains:
- the yeiL gene encoding transcriptional regulator YeiL produces the protein MQILTGEVRQYYIKKYPIDDFFSFDIYPYLEVCQFDKGEWIFKEGSYPDSMYYMIEGKTKLYMTHKNGKVSLIEYLEAPRFMGEIELLNEARYTKGIQTVTTTICLSIATQACKEKLLADALFLRRLCVFLGEKATTMTSKYTQNQAYPLENRLAAFIQLSSDQGIYKEKHTEICEYLGVSYRHLLYVLAQFCEEKILEKQKNGYHIIDEQRLNQLAQEIQ